The following coding sequences are from one Rathayibacter sp. VKM Ac-2760 window:
- a CDS encoding amidohydrolase family protein, with product MSTTTSITGAVWDGTRALGTATLAWSGDAIASVEGAAGDGGEFSIIPGLVDTHVHLGAYSGEGTADFASWPLVTPREERVFHIANNARKAARAGVTTLRDLGADELQMTVARMFEQGIAEGPRIVTHGAVGMTAGHGDLFVPPHYPHRDRVADSPDECRRLVRTWARAGADGIKIYTSGGVLSMGDKVGWRNQTDEEIAATIDEAHALGMPVAAHTHSVVGLDRALALGVDSIEHGTAIGPQHWATLVERNLPVAPTLFINDVIAAGRAPSSPEASLKAQDVVAVRDAGFLAAGEAGVRFVLGTDANGVYVDWGEQLDEVRRMRESFGWSSERALVAATSDAAAVVGLGEKVGRLAPGFGADFVVLRGRPWESIDDLRAENIVAVVSRGRVVSGELPR from the coding sequence CACCACGAGCATCACCGGCGCCGTCTGGGACGGCACCCGCGCCCTCGGCACGGCGACCCTGGCCTGGAGCGGCGACGCGATCGCCTCCGTCGAGGGAGCCGCGGGCGACGGGGGAGAGTTCTCGATCATCCCCGGCCTCGTCGACACCCACGTGCACCTTGGCGCCTACTCCGGCGAGGGCACGGCCGACTTCGCCTCCTGGCCGCTGGTCACCCCGCGTGAGGAGCGCGTCTTCCACATCGCGAACAACGCCCGCAAGGCGGCCCGCGCGGGCGTGACGACGCTCCGCGACCTCGGCGCCGACGAGCTGCAGATGACCGTGGCGCGGATGTTCGAGCAGGGCATCGCCGAGGGTCCGCGGATCGTCACCCACGGCGCCGTCGGCATGACCGCCGGCCACGGCGACCTCTTCGTGCCGCCGCACTACCCGCACCGCGACCGCGTCGCCGACAGCCCCGACGAGTGCCGCCGCCTGGTGCGCACCTGGGCGCGGGCCGGCGCGGACGGCATCAAGATCTACACCAGCGGCGGCGTGCTCTCGATGGGTGACAAGGTCGGCTGGCGGAACCAGACCGACGAGGAGATCGCCGCCACCATCGACGAGGCGCACGCGCTCGGCATGCCGGTCGCGGCGCACACCCACTCCGTCGTCGGCCTCGACCGAGCCCTCGCCCTCGGCGTCGACTCGATCGAGCACGGCACCGCGATCGGCCCGCAGCACTGGGCGACGCTCGTCGAGCGCAACCTGCCCGTCGCGCCGACCCTCTTCATCAACGACGTCATCGCGGCCGGCCGGGCGCCGTCCTCGCCGGAGGCGTCGCTCAAGGCGCAGGACGTCGTCGCCGTGCGCGACGCCGGGTTCCTCGCGGCGGGCGAGGCCGGGGTCCGCTTCGTGCTCGGTACCGACGCGAACGGCGTCTACGTCGACTGGGGCGAGCAGCTCGACGAGGTGCGGCGGATGCGCGAGTCGTTCGGCTGGAGCTCCGAGCGGGCCCTCGTCGCGGCGACCTCGGACGCCGCGGCCGTCGTCGGACTCGGCGAGAAGGTCGGCCGCCTCGCGCCCGGCTTCGGCGCGGACTTCGTCGTGCTGCGGGGCCGGCCGTGGGAGAGCATCGACGACCTGCGCGCCGAGAACATCGTCGCCGTCGTCTCGCGCGGCCGCGTCGTCTCGGGGGAGCTGCCGCGATGA
- a CDS encoding RidA family protein has product MTATATRRFVTAEALGAPRGAYSHAVEAHGVVYGSAIGPFAPGDGPVPEGTVPEGVAAQTAAALDNIERLLATEFGLGLGDVVRITMILSDFERDFAAASAVYSERFPVDPPARTVLGAALPGPLVAMDFIATHR; this is encoded by the coding sequence ATGACCGCGACCGCGACCCGCCGCTTCGTGACCGCGGAGGCGCTCGGCGCGCCCCGTGGCGCGTACAGCCACGCCGTCGAGGCGCACGGCGTCGTCTACGGCTCGGCGATCGGGCCGTTCGCGCCCGGCGACGGACCGGTGCCCGAGGGCACGGTGCCGGAGGGCGTCGCCGCGCAGACCGCCGCGGCCCTCGACAACATCGAGCGGCTGCTCGCGACGGAGTTCGGCCTCGGCCTCGGCGACGTGGTGCGGATCACGATGATCCTCAGCGACTTCGAGCGCGACTTCGCCGCCGCCTCCGCGGTCTACTCGGAGCGGTTCCCCGTCGATCCGCCGGCCCGCACCGTGCTCGGCGCGGCGCTGCCGGGCCCGCTCGTGGCGATGGACTTCATCGCGACGCACCGCTGA
- the add gene encoding adenosine deaminase: MTSDSFLLGLPKVELHVHLEGTLEPELRTRLAERNGLPAPEALAYDFDSLASFLAVYYPAMDVLLEEQDFYDLATAYFRRAAADGVVRVEAFFDPQAHTSRGVPFEAVIGGYHRAAQDAAELGVDAALILCFLRDLSAESAAETLERALPFADRLIGVGLDSDERGNPPAKFREVFARAREAGLRLTMHCDVDQPNGVEHLRQVLEEIGVDRIDHGTNIVEAPELIDVLVDRGLALTCCPLSNSFVSSDSKAPEMRALLERGVRVTVNSDDPAYFGGYIADNYAALAAAGFSRDELVQLARNSVLGSWAAEPVKAELLARIDAYAG, translated from the coding sequence GTGACCTCCGACTCCTTCCTCCTCGGACTGCCCAAGGTCGAGCTGCACGTGCACCTGGAGGGGACGCTCGAGCCCGAGCTGCGCACGCGGCTCGCCGAGCGCAACGGCCTGCCCGCGCCCGAGGCGCTCGCGTACGACTTCGACTCGCTCGCCTCGTTCCTCGCCGTCTACTACCCGGCGATGGACGTGCTGCTCGAGGAGCAGGACTTCTACGACCTCGCGACGGCGTACTTCCGCCGGGCCGCCGCCGACGGGGTGGTGCGGGTGGAGGCGTTCTTCGATCCGCAGGCGCACACCTCGCGCGGGGTGCCGTTCGAGGCCGTGATCGGCGGCTACCACCGCGCCGCGCAGGACGCCGCCGAGCTGGGCGTCGATGCCGCGCTGATCCTCTGCTTCCTCCGCGACCTGTCGGCCGAGAGTGCGGCGGAGACGCTCGAGCGGGCGCTGCCGTTCGCCGACCGCCTGATCGGCGTGGGCCTGGATTCGGACGAGCGCGGCAACCCGCCGGCGAAGTTCCGCGAGGTTTTCGCGCGGGCCCGCGAGGCGGGGCTGCGGCTGACGATGCACTGCGACGTCGACCAGCCCAACGGCGTCGAGCACCTGCGCCAGGTGCTCGAGGAGATCGGTGTCGACCGGATCGATCACGGCACGAACATCGTCGAGGCGCCCGAGCTGATCGACGTGCTGGTGGACCGCGGGCTCGCGCTGACCTGCTGCCCGCTGTCGAACTCGTTCGTCTCGAGCGACTCGAAGGCGCCCGAGATGCGCGCGCTGCTGGAGCGCGGAGTGCGGGTGACGGTCAACTCCGACGACCCGGCCTACTTCGGCGGCTACATCGCCGACAACTACGCGGCGCTCGCGGCCGCCGGCTTCTCGCGCGACGAGCTCGTGCAGCTCGCCCGCAACTCCGTGCTCGGCTCCTGGGCGGCCGAGCCGGTCAAGGCGGAGCTGCTCGCCCGGATCGACGCCTACGCGGGCTGA
- a CDS encoding LPXTG cell wall anchor domain-containing protein, translating to MSHRRPRSSTRRRPTGAPLTVAAGVVLTAGLLGSMPLVAHADETAPTVAQADRGATPAAPAVAAAEKAAPVAVAAGKAASVAQAAPAEKTAAAPAPAQTQAAPSAPVAASGKLSQKTRGEFVLKAGEQAKAGTQVKWTTTLTNIGTAPLHEVQVAESAERTTLAVGESKDLVFFTTLQDKDVANGYTEADSAAAGQNLDGSFSAIRVEARLDLPAASPKPTPAPSQPATPTAPATPVASAAPSAPIAASGKLSQKTRGEFVLEAGEQVKVGTQVKWTTTLTNTGTAALHDVQVASSNDDPTTLAVGESKDFTFSTTVYKKTVANGYSEVDNDAIGLNPDGSRVQARVEARLDLPAASPKPTPAPSQPATPTATPTPAATPAPAAEQPALKGSTHGEFVVEPGARVKVGTTIKWTTTVTNTGDVALHDVHVTDSKDRVTLAVGESKAITFFTTVQPKNVVDGYTFNDFTATGSGPAGSVASVHTKGQLSLPTRAVETRVAIDNTGEFVVEPGEQVKAGTRVKWTITVTNKSGIDLHNVSAAVDGGPRSETLAVLAKGEIKQIHLETVVTERDLEDGLARVAADVQGEAGDGTFTAVANGKLLLQTETPRLEGSMTGRFDLQPERPVTVGTKVIWSVTVKNTGDVFFDGFNGIKQKTIAVGETQVYEVTDTVTEADLAAGVVSRQTVAWGARPNRPLYNSVPILGVLRIPAATGGDSAGTPTDPGATAGTTPTPTPSNGATTGDATAPADPIVVGQPAGTGPRSTATKGSPSTADSAVKGSTASNGATASKGLAAETPRTTDSSAAHLAHTGVDTASALPAAGILGLLGALGLFLGGRRRRNSTAD from the coding sequence ATGTCCCATCGCCGCCCTCGATCCTCGACCCGGCGCCGTCCCACCGGTGCACCGCTCACCGTCGCCGCGGGCGTCGTGCTGACCGCCGGACTGCTCGGCTCGATGCCGCTCGTCGCCCACGCCGACGAGACCGCACCGACCGTCGCGCAGGCCGACCGCGGCGCCACTCCGGCTGCTCCGGCCGTCGCCGCGGCAGAGAAGGCCGCTCCGGTCGCCGTCGCGGCCGGGAAGGCTGCTTCGGTCGCGCAGGCGGCTCCGGCCGAGAAGACCGCCGCGGCTCCGGCGCCCGCCCAGACGCAGGCCGCGCCGAGCGCGCCCGTCGCCGCGAGCGGCAAGCTGAGCCAGAAGACCCGCGGCGAGTTCGTGCTCAAGGCCGGTGAGCAGGCGAAGGCCGGCACGCAGGTGAAGTGGACCACCACGCTCACCAACATCGGCACCGCCCCACTCCACGAGGTCCAGGTCGCGGAGTCGGCCGAACGCACCACCCTCGCTGTGGGTGAGAGCAAGGACCTCGTCTTCTTCACCACACTGCAGGACAAGGACGTCGCCAACGGCTACACCGAGGCTGACAGCGCCGCCGCCGGCCAGAACCTCGACGGCTCCTTCTCCGCGATCCGCGTCGAAGCCAGGCTGGATCTTCCGGCCGCGTCGCCGAAGCCCACCCCGGCCCCCTCGCAGCCGGCCACCCCGACCGCTCCGGCCACCCCGGTCGCCTCCGCCGCGCCGAGCGCGCCCATCGCCGCGAGCGGAAAGCTGAGCCAGAAGACCCGCGGCGAGTTCGTGCTCGAGGCCGGTGAGCAGGTGAAGGTCGGCACGCAGGTGAAGTGGACCACCACGCTCACCAACACCGGCACCGCCGCACTCCACGACGTCCAGGTCGCAAGCTCGAACGATGATCCCACCACCCTCGCTGTGGGCGAGAGCAAGGACTTCACCTTCTCCACCACCGTGTACAAGAAGACCGTCGCCAACGGCTACTCCGAGGTGGACAACGACGCCATCGGACTGAACCCCGACGGCTCTCGCGTCCAGGCCCGCGTCGAAGCCAGGCTGGATCTTCCGGCCGCGTCGCCGAAGCCCACCCCGGCCCCCTCGCAGCCGGCCACGCCGACCGCGACGCCCACCCCGGCCGCGACGCCCGCCCCGGCCGCGGAGCAACCGGCGCTGAAGGGCTCGACCCACGGCGAGTTCGTCGTCGAGCCCGGCGCGCGCGTGAAGGTCGGCACGACGATCAAGTGGACCACCACCGTCACCAACACCGGTGACGTCGCACTCCACGACGTCCACGTCACGGACTCGAAGGACCGCGTCACTCTCGCCGTCGGCGAGAGCAAGGCCATCACCTTCTTCACCACCGTTCAGCCGAAGAACGTCGTCGACGGCTACACCTTCAACGACTTCACCGCGACGGGCAGCGGCCCGGCGGGCTCCGTCGCCTCCGTCCACACGAAGGGCCAGCTCAGCCTCCCCACACGAGCCGTGGAGACGCGCGTCGCCATCGACAACACCGGCGAGTTCGTCGTCGAGCCGGGCGAGCAGGTGAAGGCCGGCACCAGGGTCAAATGGACCATCACGGTCACCAACAAGTCCGGTATCGATCTTCACAACGTCTCCGCCGCCGTCGACGGCGGTCCCCGGAGCGAGACGCTCGCCGTCCTGGCCAAGGGCGAGATTAAGCAGATCCATCTCGAGACCGTCGTGACGGAGCGCGACCTCGAGGACGGCCTGGCCCGCGTCGCCGCCGACGTGCAGGGGGAGGCCGGCGACGGCACCTTCACTGCCGTCGCCAACGGCAAGCTCCTGCTCCAGACGGAGACTCCGCGCCTGGAGGGGAGCATGACCGGCAGGTTCGACCTCCAGCCGGAACGGCCCGTCACCGTCGGCACCAAGGTCATCTGGTCGGTCACGGTGAAGAACACCGGCGACGTCTTCTTCGACGGCTTCAACGGCATCAAGCAGAAGACCATCGCCGTGGGCGAGACGCAGGTCTACGAGGTGACCGACACCGTGACGGAGGCGGATCTGGCCGCCGGCGTGGTCAGCCGACAGACCGTGGCCTGGGGGGCCCGCCCGAACCGCCCCCTGTACAACTCCGTCCCGATCCTCGGCGTCCTCCGGATCCCCGCCGCCACCGGCGGCGACAGCGCCGGGACGCCGACGGACCCGGGCGCGACCGCGGGAACCACGCCGACGCCCACGCCGTCGAACGGCGCCACCACCGGCGACGCGACGGCCCCCGCTGACCCGATCGTCGTCGGACAGCCCGCCGGCACCGGCCCCCGATCCACCGCGACCAAGGGCTCCCCCTCGACGGCCGACTCGGCCGTCAAGGGCAGCACCGCCTCGAACGGGGCCACCGCATCGAAGGGCCTCGCCGCAGAGACCCCGCGCACGACGGACTCGTCCGCGGCGCACCTCGCCCACACCGGCGTCGACACCGCGTCCGCGCTGCCCGCCGCCGGAATCCTCGGACTCCTCGGCGCGCTCGGCCTGTTCCTCGGCGGCCGCCGCCGACGGAACAGCACCGCCGACTGA
- a CDS encoding helix-turn-helix domain-containing protein yields MNVRELLTHPELQLTLVSGDDVQLSRAVSGTYTIDLPDPGRFLSPGDVVLTSALWTSGRESVERFVGGVADRGVVAIVVGLIAVGSLPAGMLEVCRRHGVVLMTVAPDVSFKTIAQTVAGVIAHADLPTLGREARFARRLLADPAPGDPASGEGVQVALRAFFEEFAHGSWAVDRAGTLVASAGGLPAPAEYGAAWEASLAVPDGRWAVTGHGRSLSRRALFSAAGERLGVLVVTGDQRGWSEETADAVELLAGAVAGRLDLARRRELAATEPLLGLLRALLHDELPESEIAVRLRMLGVGLGEPLRVVVARSDDPALPPEALLEPLRAASDRAPALGTVLDGAAVLLLGEADSPPGPVLRAALEAAPWLLHGRRVVIGIGDASSLVSQLGVSLLAARERAGRGSRGEAVSVVEHTVPVSSDDLLELVAPRTRAAFALAVLGPLVQYDEEHRSDMVETLRVFLESGGSWRQAADRLHLHASTLRYRVQRIEALTGRDLSAMTDRVDLHLALRHLPAPRS; encoded by the coding sequence GTGAACGTCCGCGAGCTGCTCACCCACCCGGAGCTGCAGCTCACCCTCGTCAGCGGTGACGACGTGCAGCTCTCCCGCGCCGTCTCGGGCACCTACACGATCGACCTCCCCGATCCCGGCCGCTTCCTCTCCCCGGGCGACGTGGTGCTGACGAGCGCACTCTGGACCTCGGGCCGGGAGAGCGTCGAGCGCTTCGTCGGCGGCGTCGCCGACCGCGGCGTCGTCGCGATCGTCGTCGGCCTGATCGCGGTCGGCTCGCTGCCGGCCGGCATGCTCGAGGTCTGCCGCCGCCACGGCGTCGTGCTGATGACGGTCGCTCCGGACGTGTCGTTCAAGACGATCGCGCAGACGGTCGCCGGAGTGATCGCCCACGCCGATCTGCCGACCCTCGGCCGCGAGGCGCGCTTCGCCCGCCGCCTGCTGGCCGACCCGGCCCCGGGCGACCCGGCCTCGGGCGAGGGCGTGCAGGTCGCGCTCCGCGCCTTCTTCGAGGAGTTCGCGCACGGCAGCTGGGCCGTCGACCGGGCCGGCACGCTCGTCGCCTCCGCCGGCGGGCTGCCCGCCCCCGCCGAGTACGGAGCCGCCTGGGAGGCGTCGCTCGCCGTGCCCGACGGCCGCTGGGCGGTCACCGGCCACGGCCGCTCCCTCTCCCGCCGCGCCCTCTTCTCGGCCGCGGGCGAGCGGCTCGGCGTGCTCGTCGTCACCGGCGATCAGCGCGGCTGGTCGGAGGAGACGGCCGACGCGGTCGAGCTGCTCGCGGGCGCGGTCGCGGGGCGCCTCGACCTGGCCCGTCGGCGCGAGCTCGCCGCGACGGAGCCGCTGCTCGGCCTGCTCCGCGCGCTCCTGCACGACGAGCTGCCCGAGTCCGAGATCGCCGTGCGGCTGCGGATGCTCGGAGTCGGGCTCGGCGAGCCGCTGCGGGTGGTCGTCGCCCGCTCCGACGACCCGGCGCTGCCGCCCGAGGCGCTCCTGGAGCCGCTGCGCGCGGCCTCCGATCGCGCGCCGGCGCTCGGCACGGTGCTCGACGGCGCCGCCGTGCTGCTGCTCGGCGAGGCCGACAGCCCGCCCGGTCCCGTGCTGCGCGCGGCGCTGGAAGCGGCACCGTGGCTGCTGCACGGCCGGCGGGTCGTGATCGGGATCGGCGACGCCTCGAGCCTCGTCTCGCAGCTGGGCGTCTCGCTCCTCGCCGCCCGCGAGCGCGCGGGGCGCGGGAGCCGGGGCGAGGCGGTCTCGGTCGTCGAGCACACCGTGCCGGTCTCAAGCGACGACCTGCTCGAGCTGGTCGCGCCCCGCACGCGCGCGGCGTTCGCGCTCGCCGTCCTCGGGCCGCTCGTGCAGTACGACGAGGAGCACCGCAGCGACATGGTCGAGACGCTCCGCGTGTTCCTCGAGAGCGGCGGATCCTGGCGGCAGGCCGCCGACCGGCTGCACCTGCACGCGAGCACCCTCCGCTACCGGGTGCAGCGGATCGAGGCGCTGACCGGACGCGACCTCTCCGCGATGACCGACCGCGTCGACCTGCACCTGGCGCTGCGGCACCTCCCGGCACCGCGGTCCTGA
- a CDS encoding metalloregulator ArsR/SmtB family transcription factor, producing MVVDELSDADVNRMFRALADVTRRDIVRRTLREEVSVSQLAARYEMSFAAVQKHVAVLEEALLVSKRPLGRERLVRADPERLRAAQRLLDGFEEIWRGRIDRLDALLAADDASPTPLDRPTPTD from the coding sequence ATGGTTGTAGATGAACTCTCCGACGCCGACGTCAACCGGATGTTCCGGGCGCTGGCCGACGTGACCCGGCGCGACATCGTCCGGCGGACCCTCCGGGAAGAGGTGTCCGTCTCGCAGCTGGCCGCGCGCTACGAGATGTCGTTCGCGGCGGTGCAGAAGCACGTCGCCGTGCTCGAGGAGGCGCTGCTCGTGTCGAAGCGACCGCTCGGCCGCGAGCGCCTGGTGCGCGCCGACCCCGAGCGACTCCGCGCGGCGCAGCGCCTGCTCGACGGATTCGAGGAGATCTGGCGCGGGCGGATCGATCGCCTCGACGCGCTGCTCGCCGCCGACGACGCCTCGCCGACTCCGCTCGACCGACCCACTCCGACCGACTGA
- a CDS encoding SRPBCC family protein, with the protein MPITSVEKDLDRLTLTIVADFAAPVDRVWDAYVDPRQIERFWGPPTYPATFLRHDAEIGGRSVYRMTGPAGDEHYGCWDWTSVDRPRSFEVIDRFADETGAPSSDLPAMRALFAFEATEGGTRLTTTSSFDSLEQLEQLVSMGVEEGTREAMAQIDAVLADLASFAAEGATAAQILSDTQVRVSRVGRGSVEQVWRAHHDPDLMRRWLLGPDGWSMPVCEIATEVGASYRYEWQRDGGDERFGFTGELLEAEAPFRAVTTEAMLGTDYPATLNELTLTPTTGGTLLSLVITYADAAQRDAVLATGMTDGMESSYARLEGLLSTEPVAAG; encoded by the coding sequence ATGCCCATCACCTCCGTCGAGAAGGATCTCGACCGGCTGACGCTCACGATCGTCGCCGACTTCGCCGCCCCCGTCGACCGCGTCTGGGACGCCTACGTCGATCCGCGGCAGATCGAGCGCTTCTGGGGGCCGCCGACCTACCCGGCCACCTTCCTCCGCCACGACGCCGAGATCGGCGGTCGCAGTGTCTACCGGATGACCGGCCCCGCGGGCGACGAGCACTACGGCTGCTGGGACTGGACGTCCGTCGACCGGCCGCGCTCGTTCGAGGTGATCGACCGCTTCGCCGACGAGACGGGCGCGCCGAGCAGCGACCTCCCGGCGATGCGCGCCCTCTTCGCGTTCGAGGCGACCGAGGGCGGCACGCGCCTCACCACGACCTCGTCCTTCGACTCGCTCGAGCAGCTGGAGCAGCTCGTGTCGATGGGAGTGGAGGAGGGCACCCGCGAGGCGATGGCCCAGATCGACGCCGTCCTCGCCGACCTCGCGTCTTTCGCGGCCGAGGGTGCCACCGCGGCGCAGATCCTCAGCGACACGCAGGTGCGGGTGTCGCGGGTCGGGCGCGGCAGCGTCGAGCAGGTGTGGCGGGCGCACCACGACCCGGATCTGATGCGGCGCTGGCTGCTCGGTCCCGACGGGTGGTCGATGCCCGTCTGCGAGATCGCGACCGAGGTCGGCGCGAGCTATCGCTACGAGTGGCAGCGCGACGGCGGCGACGAGCGCTTCGGCTTCACGGGGGAGCTGCTCGAGGCGGAGGCGCCGTTCCGGGCGGTGACCACCGAGGCGATGCTCGGGACGGACTACCCAGCGACGCTCAACGAGCTGACTCTGACGCCGACGACCGGCGGCACGCTGCTGAGCCTGGTCATCACCTACGCCGATGCCGCGCAGCGCGACGCCGTCCTCGCGACCGGGATGACCGACGGCATGGAGTCGAGCTACGCCCGCCTCGAGGGCCTGCTGAGCACGGAGCCGGTCGCCGCCGGCTGA
- a CDS encoding LPXTG cell wall anchor domain-containing protein: MPSRPESFRPRRCTGTPFTVAASLALTIGLLASAPAADAAPTPGPSPSQTAAPAAVENPALTGAHHGEFLLKPGEKATVGTKVKWTATVTDTGDVPLHDVTSGDLTTTTTLAVGETKEFSTVTTLTQAEIDNGEARFVAITAGVSPKGVRTLITKDVRLPVPADTTQPAPAPSQSATPTPAPTPTPAPTPAARAEKAAMTGTLRGEVHLEPGTQPKVGTTIIWTATLTNTGDLDIHDIDLEEGGDTIDLAPGETGELALTTTLTQAELDKHTAVLTATALGVTKDGVLTSPDFTGTLALPTPAPIPGTPTPAPVPATPTPAPAPTPAARPEKAAMTGTLRGEIHLKPGEQPKVGTTIIWTATLTNTGDIDIHDIDIEEGGDSIDLAPGETGELTTTTTLTQAELDKHTAVLTVTAIGDPGVGKQISIDLTGTLALPTPAAPTPAPTPAAPTPAPIPAAPTPAPAPTPAPTPAARAEKAAMTGTLRGAIDLKPGEQLEVGTTVTWTATLTNTGDVEIDAIDLIEGNDSIDLAPGETGELTTTTTLTQAELDEHTAALTATALGITEAGELVKTDLTGTLTLPTPAPVPATPLTPSTPGPVPATPLTPSTPAPVPVTPLTPAALPSTAVTPARYPALPVTPPASAHHLAETGADTAGLLTSAGLLTALGAVAVLGSRRRRRTRTAD, from the coding sequence ATGCCCAGTCGACCCGAGTCCTTCCGTCCGCGCCGGTGCACCGGCACCCCGTTCACCGTCGCCGCGTCCCTCGCCCTGACCATCGGCCTTCTCGCCTCCGCCCCGGCCGCCGACGCCGCGCCGACCCCCGGGCCGTCGCCGTCGCAGACGGCCGCCCCGGCCGCGGTCGAGAACCCCGCGCTCACCGGAGCGCATCACGGTGAGTTCCTGCTGAAGCCGGGCGAGAAGGCGACGGTCGGCACGAAGGTGAAGTGGACCGCCACGGTCACGGACACCGGCGACGTCCCCCTCCACGACGTCACCTCCGGGGACCTGACGACGACCACGACGCTCGCGGTGGGTGAGACCAAGGAGTTCTCGACCGTCACCACCCTCACCCAGGCCGAGATCGACAACGGCGAGGCCCGATTCGTGGCGATCACGGCGGGTGTGAGCCCGAAGGGAGTCCGCACCCTGATCACCAAGGACGTCCGGCTTCCCGTCCCCGCCGACACGACGCAGCCGGCTCCCGCTCCCTCGCAGTCGGCCACCCCGACTCCGGCACCCACCCCGACTCCCGCACCCACGCCGGCCGCCCGGGCCGAGAAGGCCGCGATGACCGGCACCCTCCGCGGCGAAGTCCACCTCGAGCCCGGCACACAGCCGAAAGTCGGCACCACGATCATCTGGACCGCGACCCTCACCAACACCGGCGACCTCGACATCCACGACATCGACCTCGAGGAAGGGGGCGACACCATCGATCTCGCCCCCGGCGAGACCGGGGAACTCGCGCTCACCACCACCCTCACTCAGGCCGAACTCGACAAGCACACCGCCGTCCTCACCGCCACCGCCCTCGGCGTCACCAAGGACGGCGTGCTCACGAGCCCCGACTTCACCGGGACGCTCGCACTCCCTACCCCCGCACCCATCCCGGGCACCCCCACCCCCGCACCCGTCCCGGCCACCCCGACTCCCGCACCCGCCCCCACACCGGCCGCCCGGCCCGAGAAGGCCGCGATGACCGGCACCCTCCGCGGCGAAATCCACCTCAAGCCCGGCGAGCAGCCGAAAGTCGGCACCACGATCATCTGGACCGCGACCCTCACCAACACCGGCGACATCGACATCCACGACATCGACATCGAAGAGGGGGGCGACAGCATCGATCTCGCCCCCGGCGAGACCGGGGAACTCACCACCACCACCACCCTCACTCAGGCCGAACTCGACAAGCACACCGCCGTCCTCACCGTCACCGCCATCGGAGACCCCGGGGTCGGCAAGCAGATCAGCATCGACCTCACCGGGACGCTCGCACTCCCCACCCCGGCCGCCCCGACTCCCGCACCCACCCCGGCCGCCCCGACTCCCGCACCCATCCCGGCCGCCCCGACCCCCGCACCCGCCCCGACTCCGGCGCCCACGCCGGCCGCCCGGGCCGAGAAGGCCGCGATGACCGGCACCCTCCGCGGTGCGATCGACCTCAAGCCCGGCGAGCAGTTGGAAGTCGGCACCACGGTCACGTGGACCGCGACCCTCACCAACACCGGCGACGTCGAGATCGACGCCATCGACCTCATCGAGGGGAACGACAGCATCGACCTCGCCCCCGGCGAGACCGGGGAACTCACCACCACCACCACCCTCACTCAGGCCGAACTCGACGAGCACACCGCCGCCCTCACCGCCACCGCCCTCGGCATCACCGAGGCCGGCGAGTTGGTCAAGACCGACCTCACCGGGACGCTCACGCTCCCCACCCCGGCACCGGTCCCGGCTACGCCGCTCACCCCGTCCACCCCGGGACCGGTTCCGGCCACGCCGCTCACCCCGTCCACCCCGGCACCCGTCCCGGTCACGCCGCTCACCCCGGCAGCCCTCCCGTCCACGGCCGTGACGCCCGCGAGGTACCCCGCGCTGCCGGTGACACCGCCGGCATCCGCGCACCACCTCGCCGAGACCGGTGCCGACACGGCAGGTCTGCTGACCTCCGCCGGGCTCCTCACCGCACTCGGCGCCGTCGCCGTCCTCGGCAGCCGCCGCCGTCGACGCACCCGCACCGCCGACTGA